A part of Candidatus Rokuibacteriota bacterium genomic DNA contains:
- a CDS encoding DivIVA domain-containing protein, with the protein MRITPVDIRQQQFSVRMFRGYDVHEVDAFLEDVAEDYEQITKENALLKEQLATLEERMRGFEERDRTLQDALIAAQRVSDEMKEAAKREAQLVLRDAELEREKLLEAARTEEAKLRSEALTLQRTRRHLFEGLRATVEMYQRLIAKELADEGPAAG; encoded by the coding sequence ACATCCGCCAGCAGCAGTTCTCGGTCCGCATGTTCCGGGGCTACGATGTCCACGAGGTGGACGCGTTCCTGGAGGACGTGGCCGAGGACTACGAACAGATCACGAAGGAGAACGCGCTCCTCAAGGAGCAGCTGGCGACGCTGGAGGAGCGGATGCGGGGGTTCGAGGAGCGCGATCGGACCCTCCAGGACGCGCTGATCGCGGCTCAGCGCGTCAGTGACGAGATGAAAGAGGCCGCGAAGCGGGAGGCCCAGCTCGTGCTGCGGGACGCGGAGCTGGAGCGGGAGAAGCTGCTGGAGGCGGCGCGGACGGAAGAGGCCAAGCTCAGGAGCGAAGCCCTGACCCTCCAGCGCACCCGGCGCCACCTCTTCGAGGGGCTCCGTGCCACGGTCGAGATGTACCAGCGGCTGATCGCCAAGGAGC